From Streptomyces griseorubiginosus, one genomic window encodes:
- a CDS encoding Rrf2 family transcriptional regulator, with the protein MRISARADYAVRAVLELAVRQDTEPVKAEAIAAVQGIPHKFLEGILGDLRRGGIVDSRRGGGGGYRLAREASAITVADVIRTVDGPIVSVRGERPTGLEYTGSAQPLLPLWIALRANVRKILEGVTIADIAGDALPEPVQRLAAEPAAWENP; encoded by the coding sequence ATGAGGATCTCTGCGCGGGCGGACTACGCGGTACGGGCGGTGCTGGAGCTTGCCGTGCGGCAGGACACCGAACCGGTGAAGGCCGAGGCCATCGCCGCGGTCCAGGGCATTCCGCACAAGTTCCTGGAGGGGATCCTCGGCGACCTCAGGCGGGGCGGGATCGTCGACAGCAGGCGCGGCGGGGGTGGCGGCTACCGGCTCGCCCGCGAGGCCTCGGCCATCACCGTCGCGGACGTCATCCGTACGGTGGACGGCCCGATCGTGTCGGTGCGCGGCGAGCGTCCCACCGGTCTGGAGTACACGGGCTCCGCCCAGCCGCTGCTCCCGCTGTGGATCGCCCTGCGCGCCAACGTCCGCAAGATCCTGGAGGGCGTCACCATCGCAGACATCGCGGGCGACGCGCTGCCCGAGCCGGTTCAGCGCCTCGCGGCGGAACCGGCGGCCTGGGAGAACCCGTAG
- a CDS encoding DUF4360 domain-containing protein, with protein sequence MASGLLLGGAVAALVTAAMPAHNPSGGFVDPPPDKIVINVATVNGSGCPAGTAAVAVSEDNTAFTVTYSDYLAQVGGNSDPTAFRKNCQLNLIVHVPQGFTYAIASADYRGFASLQSGASAVQRASYYFQGSSQTAFKTHNFTGALNDNWQATDTTDWAQLVWAPCGVQRNFNINTEIRVNAGSSSPSKVSFMTMDSTDGDISTIYHMAWKECPGK encoded by the coding sequence ATGGCAAGTGGACTGCTCCTGGGCGGCGCCGTAGCCGCTCTCGTCACCGCGGCGATGCCCGCGCACAACCCGTCCGGCGGGTTCGTCGACCCGCCGCCGGACAAGATCGTCATCAACGTGGCCACGGTGAACGGCTCCGGCTGTCCCGCGGGCACGGCGGCCGTCGCGGTCTCCGAGGACAACACCGCGTTCACGGTGACCTACAGCGACTATCTCGCCCAGGTCGGCGGCAACTCCGACCCCACGGCGTTCCGCAAGAACTGCCAGCTCAACCTGATCGTGCACGTCCCGCAGGGCTTCACGTACGCCATCGCCAGTGCGGACTACCGCGGCTTCGCCTCGCTCCAGTCCGGCGCGAGCGCGGTCCAGAGAGCCTCGTACTACTTCCAGGGCTCCTCGCAGACGGCCTTCAAGACCCACAACTTCACCGGCGCCCTCAACGACAACTGGCAGGCGACCGACACCACCGACTGGGCCCAGCTGGTCTGGGCTCCCTGCGGGGTCCAGCGCAACTTCAACATCAACACGGAGATCCGGGTCAACGCCGGCTCCTCCTCGCCGTCCAAGGTCAGCTTCATGACCATGGACTCGACGGACGGCGACATCAGCACCATCTACCACATGGCGTGGAAGGAGTGCCCCGGCAAGTGA
- a CDS encoding intradiol ring-cleavage dioxygenase produces MTEAPTNKTPIGRRTLLAATGATAATLAVGAATTDTGTEPQTSPHTAPVAAAAVCTLTKEMTEGPYYLDGQYVRADITEGKTGFPLKLALTVVDDDTCATISNALVEIWHCDALGEYSGYVGNNGHDEPDSGTFLRGGVLTNSSGVADITTVYPGWYVGRCVHIHVKVHVGVTLTADGSFTGGTELHTGQLFFDETVTARVGALSPYSANRVTRTTLARDSIYDDGGAASGLLTLTALGSSPSAGYSGTLTLGVEK; encoded by the coding sequence ATGACAGAAGCCCCCACGAACAAGACCCCCATCGGCCGCCGGACCCTCCTCGCCGCCACCGGCGCCACCGCGGCGACCCTCGCCGTCGGCGCCGCCACGACCGACACCGGCACCGAACCCCAGACGTCCCCCCACACCGCCCCCGTCGCCGCCGCGGCCGTCTGCACCCTCACCAAGGAGATGACCGAAGGCCCCTACTACCTCGACGGCCAGTACGTCCGCGCCGACATCACCGAGGGCAAGACCGGCTTCCCGCTCAAGCTCGCCCTCACGGTCGTCGACGACGACACCTGCGCCACGATCAGCAACGCCCTCGTCGAGATCTGGCACTGCGACGCGCTCGGCGAGTACTCGGGCTACGTCGGCAACAACGGCCACGACGAACCCGACAGCGGCACCTTCCTGCGCGGCGGCGTGCTCACGAACTCCAGCGGCGTCGCCGACATCACCACGGTCTACCCGGGGTGGTACGTGGGCCGCTGCGTCCACATCCACGTCAAGGTGCACGTCGGCGTCACCCTCACCGCCGACGGCTCCTTCACCGGCGGCACCGAACTCCACACCGGCCAGCTCTTCTTCGACGAGACGGTCACCGCCAGGGTCGGCGCGCTCTCGCCGTACTCGGCCAACAGGGTCACCCGCACCACCCTCGCCCGGGACTCGATCTACGACGACGGCGGCGCCGCGTCCGGCCTCCTGACCCTGACCGCCCTGGGCAGCTCCCCCTCCGCCGGGTACTCCGGCACCCTGACCCTCGGCGTCGAGAAGTGA
- a CDS encoding DUF1330 domain-containing protein, which translates to MTAYAIAHLREATPHPEVAEYIERITGTFEPYGGRFLVHGTQHEVREGDWPGHVVVIGFPGIGEARAWWESDAYQEIAPLRSRHIQGDIILVEGVPDGYDPAVTAKAMRDALPS; encoded by the coding sequence ATGACCGCGTACGCCATAGCCCACCTCCGGGAGGCCACCCCCCACCCCGAGGTCGCCGAGTACATCGAGCGGATCACCGGAACCTTCGAGCCGTACGGTGGACGCTTTCTCGTGCACGGGACCCAGCACGAGGTGCGCGAGGGCGACTGGCCCGGGCACGTCGTGGTGATCGGGTTTCCCGGGATCGGTGAGGCGCGGGCCTGGTGGGAGTCCGACGCGTATCAGGAGATCGCACCGCTGCGTTCGCGCCACATCCAGGGCGACATCATCCTCGTCGAGGGCGTTCCCGACGGTTACGACCCGGCGGTCACCGCGAAGGCCATGCGGGACGCGCTCCCGTCCTAG
- a CDS encoding SUKH-4 family immunity protein, which translates to MATHDEMTELFGADRVVTLDRAVAEEHGLSEADAEVLCEVGVPTFVDVLFTLDTADEGPDPFTVVPVAAGGEETHILVLGGPTDDPALRYCLDLDRGYVILISFDEEPRAEIANRTLADLVEFLYRFALRTKHLEHAAPQDRAPYTDKLVDYLKSRDPYAFAQPDSWWSMVFEQVA; encoded by the coding sequence ATGGCCACCCATGACGAGATGACGGAGCTGTTCGGCGCGGACCGCGTGGTCACGCTGGACCGTGCCGTCGCCGAGGAGCACGGGCTGTCCGAGGCCGACGCCGAGGTGCTGTGCGAGGTCGGTGTGCCGACGTTCGTGGACGTCCTGTTCACCCTCGACACCGCCGACGAGGGCCCCGACCCGTTCACCGTGGTGCCGGTCGCCGCGGGCGGCGAGGAGACCCACATCCTGGTCCTGGGCGGCCCGACCGACGACCCCGCGCTGCGCTACTGCCTCGACCTGGACCGCGGCTACGTCATCCTCATCTCCTTCGACGAGGAGCCCCGCGCCGAGATCGCCAACCGCACCCTCGCCGACCTCGTCGAGTTCCTGTACCGCTTCGCCCTGCGCACCAAGCACCTGGAACACGCCGCCCCCCAGGACCGCGCCCCCTACACCGACAAACTCGTCGACTACCTCAAGTCCCGCGACCCGTACGCCTTCGCCCAGCCGGACAGCTGGTGGTCGATGGTCTTCGAACAGGTCGCCTGA